The Malus domestica chromosome 13, GDT2T_hap1 genome includes a window with the following:
- the LOC103452846 gene encoding major allergen Mal d 1: MGVCTFENEFTSEIPPSRLFKAFVLDADNLIPKIAPQAIKQAEILEGNGGPGTIKKITFGEGSQYGYVKHRIDSIDEASYSYSYTLIEGDALTDTIEKISYETKLVACGSGSTIKSISHYHTKGNIEIKEEHVKAGKEKAHGLFKLIESYLKDHPDAYN; this comes from the exons aTGGGTGTCTGCACATTTGAGAACGAGTTCACCTCTGAGATTCCACCATCAAGATTGTTCAAGGCCTTTGTCCTTGATGCTGACAACCTCATCCCCAAGATTGCACCCCAGGCAATCAAGCAAGCtgaaatccttgaaggaaacgGTGGCCCCGGAACCATCAAGAAGATCACTTTTGGTGAAG GCAGCCAGTACGGCTACGTGAAGCACAGGATTGACTCGATTGACGAAGCAAGCTACTCATACTCCTACACTTTGATTGAAGGAGATGCTTTGACAGACACCATCGAGAAAATATCTTACGAGACCAAGTTGGTGGCATGTGGAAGTGGTTCCACCATCAAGAGCATCAGTCATTATCACACCAAGGGAAACATTGAAATCAAGGAAGAGCACGTCAAGGCTGGAAAAGAGAAGGCCCATGGTTTGTTCAAGCTTATTGAGAGCTACCTTAAGGACCACCCCGACGCATACAACTAA